The Halictus rubicundus isolate RS-2024b unplaced genomic scaffold, iyHalRubi1_principal scaffold0029, whole genome shotgun sequence genome window below encodes:
- the LOC143363273 gene encoding uncharacterized protein LOC143363273 — protein sequence MTDPLAPGNANVVPLAGVARVAIKIPPFWEKNPRIWFQQLESQFVLSGITQDATKYHYVTANLENKYADVVVDIIGSPPESNMYETLKTELIRRIADSKEQDIRNLLEHEEIGDRKPSVFLRRLQGLAAGAVTDEFLKTLWMARLPTNVQTVLVTRRKDPLSVLAALADAVIEVSSRPQVNAASTSRMDETQALIAELRREIAALRVGMDTRRARSKSRGPRERRASKSRSRSDEVPPGDGRCWYHWKHGPAARKCRDPCSQATENRRDGR from the coding sequence ATGACTGACCCGCTAGCGCCCGGTAACGCCAACGTCGTACCCTTGGCGGGCGTAGCACGAGTGGCCATAAAAATCCCACCGTTCTGGGAAAAGAACCCACGAATATGGTTCCAGCAATTGGAATCCCAGTTTGTCCTGTCTGGGATCACGCAGGACGCCACAAAGTACCACTACGTCACAGCGAACTTGGAAAACAAGTACGCTGACGTAGTGGTCGACATTATCGGCAGCCCGCCGGAAAGCAATATGTACGAAACGCTCAAGACGGAGCTCATACGGCGAATCGCGGATTCCAAGGAACAGGACATCCGAAACCTGCTGGAACACGAGGAGATCGGGGACCGGAAGCCTTCCGTCTTCCTGCGACGCCTGCAGGGCCTCGCCGCCGGTGCCGTGACAGACGAGTTCCTGAAGACGCTGTGGATGGCGCGGCTGCCAACGAACGTACAAACTGTGCTGGTGACGAGACGGAAGGACCCGCTATCCGTCCTCGCAGCCCTCGCCGATGCCGTCATCGAGGTGTCGTCTCGTCCGCAGGTCAACGCCGCATCGACGAGTCGAATGGACGAGACCCAGGCGTTGAtagcggaactccgccgcgaaatCGCGGCCCTTCGCGTCGGTATGGACACCCGCCGCGCGCGGTCCAAGTCGCGCGGTCCCCGCGAAAGAAGGGCGTCGAAGTCGCGAAGCCGAAGCGACGAGGTACCACCTGGTGACGGCAGATGCTGGTACCACTGGAAGCACGGTCCCGCCGCGAGGAAGTGCCGCGACCCGTGTTCCCAGGCgacggaaaaccggcgggacggtCGTTGA